From Ruminococcus sp. HUN007, a single genomic window includes:
- a CDS encoding ATP-binding protein, which yields MTDKYKLRPKSFMRFKIDIDDNFRVVNADDGFTEVTGLTKEDLDRGLYMSRIVPSETYQDFIVTVRKKINNNEPFCFVFPIILNDRSIIYLNCYGEIECYESVNTRKVRMVATIGEKETEDEQSESEGIDKLTGLYSREAGEKMIKQYLKLKPDSELCALCIIDVDNFCEINNHYGREFGNSVLEEVAEKLTAVMRPTDIVIRLGGDEFMVFSKNTNKAYIKSFGNSISKRVNSIYAGTDRNISISCTVGIVNTYYSDKYDDLFDYAYKTLMFAKKTNKGTSLLYSDVYNLVDSKVLDETILDKGVTDIADANPHQNGDITAFAYSLLEKSRDLKTAINLLLPKISRQFDFSRIVIFEVNEDNMYYKFTYHWCEKGRPIDFNEIYDFNRKDLNVLSEYFERDSIVRITSKIMQKLLKSLRKMLERNSGSQYYFSAIYNEGVFKGCLVFETRDKSKKLTAGEINTLKELSRVIATHITIVNADLASKAKSDFLSRMSHEIRTPINAIKGMADKAICVMDNDDHIDTYVVYDCLEKISISTKYLTSLVNDILDMSKIESGKLVVNHEVFDITNLLEDLEMMIKPQAEQRMIEFTIIKNFTNKLFVGDQFRIHQVLVNLAANALKFTPFSGRITITVDELEDKDDSSVLKFSVEDNGIGIKKENLKKIFESFEQADSAVTKTYGGTGLGLSICRNLVELMGGTIEVISEENCGSTFYFILELKKCKSITDSIRENLFIKQQNFDFSGKTLLLAEDNDFNAEFTKALLENVGFDVRLALNGKQAVYSFITNPSHTYDVILMDVRMPLMNGYEAAGCIRNSDKADAHSIPIIALTANAAGDDEKLTMQNGMNAYISKPFEKEMLYIMLKQVLEGSSVIADRSAGNIP from the coding sequence ATGACCGATAAATATAAATTAAGACCAAAGTCCTTTATGAGGTTCAAAATCGATATCGATGACAACTTCAGGGTCGTAAATGCGGACGATGGTTTTACTGAAGTTACCGGACTCACTAAGGAAGATCTGGACAGGGGTCTGTACATGAGTCGAATCGTACCGAGCGAGACCTATCAGGATTTTATTGTGACAGTCCGGAAAAAGATCAACAATAATGAACCTTTCTGCTTTGTTTTTCCGATCATCCTGAACGACAGGAGCATCATTTATCTCAACTGCTACGGTGAAATAGAATGCTATGAATCCGTAAATACGCGCAAAGTGCGTATGGTAGCTACTATAGGTGAAAAAGAAACAGAAGATGAGCAGAGTGAAAGTGAGGGCATAGACAAGCTGACAGGGCTTTATTCACGAGAAGCCGGCGAAAAGATGATAAAACAGTATCTGAAACTCAAGCCGGACAGTGAACTGTGCGCACTCTGTATAATCGATGTAGACAACTTCTGTGAAATAAACAATCACTACGGCAGGGAATTTGGAAATTCAGTGCTCGAAGAGGTTGCCGAGAAACTGACGGCAGTAATGCGCCCGACAGACATCGTAATACGTCTGGGCGGCGACGAATTCATGGTGTTCTCGAAGAATACCAACAAGGCATATATCAAATCATTCGGAAACTCAATAAGCAAACGAGTAAACAGCATTTATGCAGGTACCGACAGGAACATTAGCATTTCATGCACTGTCGGAATAGTCAACACCTATTATTCAGACAAATACGATGATCTCTTTGACTATGCATACAAGACCCTGATGTTTGCCAAGAAAACCAACAAGGGTACCAGCCTTCTTTACTCTGACGTATACAATCTTGTTGATTCAAAAGTTCTTGACGAGACGATCCTTGACAAGGGTGTTACCGATATTGCTGATGCGAATCCTCATCAGAACGGTGACATTACGGCCTTTGCCTATTCTCTTCTCGAAAAGAGCCGGGATCTGAAGACTGCGATAAATCTTCTTCTTCCGAAGATATCGCGTCAGTTCGATTTTTCACGAATAGTAATATTTGAAGTCAATGAAGATAATATGTACTATAAATTCACTTATCACTGGTGTGAAAAGGGAAGACCTATCGACTTCAATGAAATTTATGACTTCAACCGTAAGGATCTTAATGTTCTGTCTGAATACTTCGAACGTGACAGTATCGTAAGAATAACATCCAAGATCATGCAGAAACTTTTAAAATCGCTTCGTAAAATGCTCGAAAGGAATTCCGGAAGCCAGTACTATTTTTCTGCGATCTACAATGAAGGTGTATTCAAGGGATGCCTCGTATTTGAGACCCGTGACAAGAGCAAAAAGCTTACAGCCGGGGAAATCAATACGCTCAAGGAGCTTTCGCGTGTAATAGCAACTCATATAACAATAGTAAACGCAGACCTTGCAAGCAAGGCAAAGTCCGACTTCCTTTCACGTATGTCACATGAGATACGTACTCCTATCAACGCTATTAAAGGTATGGCGGACAAGGCTATCTGTGTAATGGACAATGACGATCATATCGACACCTACGTGGTTTACGACTGCCTTGAAAAAATATCTATTTCCACGAAATATCTTACTTCGCTGGTGAATGACATTCTCGACATGTCAAAGATAGAGAGCGGAAAACTGGTAGTAAACCACGAAGTATTTGACATTACGAATCTTCTTGAAGATCTGGAAATGATGATCAAGCCTCAGGCTGAACAGAGAATGATAGAGTTTACTATCATAAAGAATTTCACCAACAAGCTGTTTGTGGGTGATCAGTTCAGAATACACCAGGTACTTGTAAATCTTGCTGCAAATGCCTTGAAGTTTACTCCTTTCAGCGGACGTATAACCATTACGGTAGACGAGCTCGAAGACAAGGACGATTCATCGGTGCTTAAGTTCAGCGTTGAGGACAACGGCATAGGCATCAAGAAGGAAAACCTTAAGAAGATATTCGAATCATTTGAGCAGGCTGACAGCGCCGTTACCAAGACCTACGGCGGTACAGGCCTCGGTCTTTCAATATGCAGGAATCTGGTTGAACTCATGGGCGGAACAATTGAAGTTATCAGTGAGGAAAACTGCGGTTCCACATTCTACTTTATCCTTGAACTCAAGAAGTGCAAGTCAATAACCGATTCCATCAGGGAGAATCTTTTCATTAAACAGCAGAATTTCGATTTTTCAGGCAAAACGCTTCTGCTTGCCGAAGACAATGATTTCAATGCGGAATTCACTAAGGCTCTTCTTGAAAACGTCGGATTCGACGTAAGACTCGCCCTTAACGGAAAGCAGGCGGTCTATTCTTTCATAACAAATCCGAGTCATACCTACGACGTCATTCTCATGGATGTCCGTATGCCGCTCATGAACGGATACGAAGCAGCCGGATGCATACGCAATTCCGATAAAGCAGATGCACATTCGATACCAATCATCGCACTGACAGCCAATGCAGCCGGCGATGACGAAAAGCTTACCATGCAGAACGGTATGAATGCGTACATTTCAAAACCTTTTGAAAAGGAAATGCTTTATATCATGCTTAAGCAGGTGCTCGAGGGATCGTCGGTCATTGCCGACCGGTCTGCAGGAAACATACCGTAA
- a CDS encoding sugar ABC transporter permease — MIKKKNSHKYRRSGKSELITEIGFLAPSLSGVLLFFVLPFFVVVYYSLIDNPINRNFVLFDNFKEVLTNDAFRMASRNTLLFSVSAVPLAVVISLAFAVILESKISFRSQLRASFLCPLMVPTASVVLVWQVMFHKQGTVNQLLEMMGGQPTDWLKTPSGMIVVVIMFLWKNIGYNMILFLAGLSNIPGDLMEVAELEGAGPVYRFFHLKLRYLSPTILFVTILSLINSFKIFREVYLLTGDYPDSLYMLQHFMNNTFSLLEYQKLSSSAIVMGLVMSVIIALLFVVEYWFGKDVE; from the coding sequence TTGATAAAGAAAAAAAACAGTCATAAATACAGGCGTTCCGGAAAAAGTGAACTCATAACGGAAATCGGGTTCCTTGCGCCAAGTCTTTCCGGAGTGCTTCTGTTTTTTGTGTTGCCGTTTTTCGTGGTTGTTTACTATTCTCTCATAGACAATCCGATAAACAGGAATTTTGTTTTGTTTGACAATTTTAAGGAAGTTCTTACAAATGATGCGTTCAGGATGGCTTCAAGGAACACGCTGCTTTTCTCAGTATCAGCAGTGCCGCTTGCGGTAGTGATCTCGCTTGCATTTGCGGTGATACTGGAATCAAAAATCAGTTTCCGGAGCCAGCTCCGAGCATCTTTCCTGTGTCCGCTTATGGTTCCGACAGCTTCTGTTGTACTGGTATGGCAGGTAATGTTCCATAAGCAGGGAACTGTAAATCAGCTTCTGGAAATGATGGGCGGACAGCCGACGGACTGGCTCAAGACCCCTTCGGGAATGATCGTCGTCGTGATCATGTTCCTGTGGAAGAATATCGGATACAATATGATCCTTTTCCTTGCGGGACTTTCCAATATTCCTGGAGATCTTATGGAAGTTGCCGAGCTCGAGGGTGCCGGACCGGTTTACAGGTTCTTTCATCTCAAACTCCGTTATCTGTCGCCTACAATACTGTTTGTGACAATACTTTCACTTATCAATTCATTCAAGATATTCCGTGAGGTCTATCTTCTGACAGGAGACTATCCGGATTCCCTCTACATGCTTCAGCACTTCATGAATAACACGTTCTCGCTCCTTGAATATCAGAAGCTCTCGTCATCGGCAATAGTTATGGGACTTGTGATGTCCGTGATAATAGCGCTTCTCTTCGTTGTCGAGTACTGGTTCGGAAAGGATGTGGAATGA
- a CDS encoding ABC transporter permease → MKKKKIAAAAVSAVLFGVLAAAMSSVPKSLEDQNMAERWKSGETEYAQISVFFPQGRSSFKEQETEKLRSTIETKLKEASFRPENEGAEIWIDARSSVTTVSQASVYDEQTGSLQTAGSDYSVTGVGGNFFDFHPMRLISGNYIYEGELDDDRAVLDRQAAWDIFSSFDITGMKFVINGTEFEVAGVVDPGENRDVKTAYPASPMIYVHYSALEKAELDTTLQCYEAVIPDPVTNFARNIILENYGINTMSEEEDSEDPEKKLAAVIVQNTGRYSPLKLWKGLREFRNTAIQDRSIAYPYWENAARMTSVKMEILFAFSLLAAAVFLVTVISEICLLYAHRKWHLKDFLEDMMYKYTYKKRVSDYISTPSENGEGKYDQ, encoded by the coding sequence ATGAAGAAGAAGAAAATCGCAGCCGCAGCCGTTTCGGCTGTGCTGTTCGGTGTTCTGGCCGCTGCCATGTCATCGGTCCCGAAAAGTCTTGAAGATCAGAATATGGCAGAACGATGGAAGAGCGGTGAGACCGAATATGCTCAGATCTCAGTTTTCTTTCCGCAGGGCCGCAGCTCCTTTAAGGAACAGGAAACGGAAAAATTAAGATCGACTATCGAAACCAAACTGAAGGAAGCATCTTTCAGACCTGAAAATGAAGGCGCAGAAATATGGATCGACGCCCGCAGTTCAGTGACAACAGTTTCACAGGCCTCAGTGTATGACGAACAGACGGGCAGTCTTCAGACAGCCGGTTCGGATTACAGCGTTACCGGCGTAGGCGGAAATTTCTTTGATTTTCATCCTATGAGGCTTATAAGCGGAAACTACATCTATGAAGGCGAGCTCGACGATGACCGCGCAGTTCTCGACAGGCAGGCAGCCTGGGATATTTTCAGTTCCTTTGACATAACGGGCATGAAGTTCGTTATCAACGGTACCGAATTCGAAGTTGCCGGTGTTGTTGATCCGGGAGAAAACAGGGATGTAAAAACAGCCTATCCGGCTTCACCGATGATATATGTTCACTACAGTGCGCTTGAAAAGGCTGAACTTGACACGACTCTTCAGTGCTACGAAGCGGTCATTCCTGATCCGGTCACCAATTTTGCACGCAACATCATTCTGGAGAACTACGGCATCAACACTATGAGTGAAGAGGAAGACAGTGAAGATCCGGAAAAAAAGCTTGCTGCTGTCATTGTACAGAACACAGGAAGATATTCTCCGCTTAAGCTGTGGAAAGGGCTTCGTGAGTTCAGAAATACAGCAATTCAGGACAGGAGCATAGCATATCCGTACTGGGAGAATGCAGCAAGAATGACTTCGGTGAAAATGGAGATACTTTTTGCATTTTCACTCCTTGCAGCTGCAGTTTTTCTTGTTACAGTCATCTCAGAGATATGCCTGCTTTACGCACACAGAAAATGGCATCTTAAAGACTTCCTTGAAGATATGATGTATAAGTACACATACAAAAAACGAGTATCAGACTACATCAGTACACCGTCAGAGAACGGAGAAGGAAAGTATGATCAGTGA
- a CDS encoding carbohydrate ABC transporter permease, with the protein MRKPPLKIRLKRKFFSVFFTVFTALCALLFLFPTAVTIANSFMTQKEINANYGAMISNFDKNDSRKTFISEKLNLKLIPDRVSFQQYITVLFKNSDYLMKFWNSVILVVPIVIFQTIVALLAAYSFARYQGRFKEILFFLYVVLMLMPYQVTLVPNYLVADMLGIVDTRLSIILPGIFAPFSVFILAKVMRRIPVSYIEAAKLDGAGEVQIFTQICLPLSRSAIFSVVLLNFIDYWNMVEQPLIMLSDTDYHPLSVFLSKINSGDVGLAFAVAVIYMIPTLLMFFYGEDYLVEGIAYSGGIKG; encoded by the coding sequence ATGAGAAAACCGCCTCTTAAGATCAGGCTGAAGCGAAAATTCTTTTCAGTATTCTTTACGGTTTTTACTGCTTTATGCGCACTTCTTTTCCTGTTTCCTACTGCAGTCACCATCGCCAATTCCTTTATGACGCAGAAAGAAATAAACGCCAATTACGGTGCGATGATAAGCAACTTTGACAAGAATGATTCCAGAAAGACTTTCATATCAGAAAAGCTTAATCTGAAGCTTATACCCGACAGAGTCTCATTTCAGCAGTACATCACAGTACTGTTTAAAAACTCCGATTATCTTATGAAATTCTGGAACTCGGTCATTCTCGTGGTTCCGATAGTTATCTTTCAGACCATCGTTGCTTTGCTTGCAGCTTACAGCTTTGCACGTTACCAGGGCAGGTTCAAGGAGATACTGTTCTTCCTGTACGTTGTTCTCATGCTCATGCCTTATCAGGTAACTTTGGTTCCTAACTATCTTGTAGCAGATATGCTCGGGATCGTGGACACAAGATTGTCGATCATACTTCCCGGTATTTTCGCTCCGTTTTCCGTGTTCATTCTCGCCAAGGTCATGAGAAGGATCCCTGTATCCTACATTGAAGCTGCCAAGCTTGACGGTGCAGGAGAAGTCCAGATCTTCACACAGATCTGCCTTCCGCTTTCAAGAAGTGCGATTTTTTCCGTCGTTCTTCTGAATTTTATTGATTACTGGAATATGGTGGAACAGCCGCTTATCATGCTCTCGGATACCGACTATCATCCTTTGTCAGTTTTTCTTTCAAAGATCAATTCAGGTGACGTCGGGCTGGCTTTTGCCGTGGCTGTTATATACATGATACCGACTCTGCTGATGTTTTTCTACGGTGAGGATTATCTCGTTGAAGGCATCGCTTATTCGGGTGGAATAAAAGGATAA
- a CDS encoding HlyD family efflux transporter periplasmic adaptor subunit has translation METKDNNINSGTAEKHGNRREWVKNIIIVFLLILLVLTFFSNTIMNYSLPEVSVSRISRSKVSKAYTLDLVVEANKNYIVTADENREIKRVAVRRGQTVKEGQTLFYLEGPGESSEAKQLEDSIDLEKTAYEKALITASPDNFALAQAIEVARDKLNQAIDAKNNAPSEPSEDPEQKKNALAEKAVLQSDLNNITEQKYELLSNDTASKLSNEFAAFEKANSELESAKAEVRDAEDKCAGYLAVIQAAGAENGTKAMERSVETQKLQLSQKKADLAAASEETVKNDLAKEIATLELNLKYAEEDLKTVTEAITNLEKTKTLKAEKESAVAKKEAAVLNAQTALDKKVAQVSAEINAKIASLGGDASYDEGAASYIGSDSLSSSTTDYDANIRAAQYELEAAINALEQKRKTDSVTDAQAQVDLDAQKKKIDKLEEQLAKLNEKHSEDEIKSSVEGVVQSINFTSGQPFTAGEELMVISLSSDGFTASSTVSSDQAKAVKKGTEAKTPYNDDVTVTVKNIVKNKNDSSKFDLTFTIEGDVVADQQIKAELGEAASQFDKVVPKNAVKQDSSGKYVYAVRSKSSPLGNRYLAEKIPVTVIAEDDTQCAVSGDFGDSADYIITASSKPFSPGDQVRLAQE, from the coding sequence ATGGAAACCAAAGATAACAACATAAATTCCGGAACAGCAGAAAAGCACGGAAACAGAAGAGAATGGGTAAAGAATATAATAATTGTTTTTCTTCTTATCCTGCTTGTACTTACCTTTTTCTCAAATACGATCATGAACTATTCACTCCCTGAAGTATCAGTTTCACGTATTTCAAGAAGCAAGGTCTCGAAAGCCTATACACTGGATCTTGTAGTTGAGGCAAACAAAAACTATATCGTTACTGCAGACGAAAACAGAGAGATAAAGCGTGTAGCCGTCCGAAGAGGCCAGACTGTAAAGGAGGGTCAGACACTGTTCTATCTCGAAGGACCGGGCGAAAGCAGTGAGGCAAAGCAGCTGGAAGATTCAATTGATCTTGAAAAGACTGCATATGAAAAAGCACTTATAACAGCTTCACCTGACAACTTTGCACTTGCCCAGGCCATTGAAGTGGCAAGGGACAAGCTGAATCAGGCAATAGATGCGAAGAACAATGCACCTTCAGAACCTTCGGAAGATCCGGAACAGAAGAAGAACGCTCTTGCGGAAAAGGCTGTTCTTCAGTCCGATCTTAACAATATTACGGAACAGAAATACGAACTGCTGAGTAACGATACAGCTTCAAAACTTTCAAATGAATTTGCTGCATTTGAAAAGGCAAATTCTGAACTGGAATCTGCGAAAGCTGAAGTCAGGGATGCCGAGGATAAATGTGCAGGTTATCTTGCTGTTATTCAGGCAGCAGGTGCTGAAAACGGAACAAAGGCCATGGAACGCAGCGTAGAAACACAGAAGCTCCAGCTTTCACAGAAAAAGGCTGATCTCGCTGCTGCTTCTGAGGAAACTGTGAAAAATGATCTTGCAAAAGAGATCGCGACCCTTGAACTTAATTTAAAGTATGCTGAGGAAGACCTTAAGACTGTTACAGAAGCCATCACTAATCTTGAAAAGACAAAGACCTTAAAGGCAGAAAAGGAGTCAGCCGTTGCAAAGAAGGAAGCTGCTGTCCTGAATGCTCAGACGGCTCTGGATAAGAAGGTCGCTCAGGTATCAGCTGAAATCAACGCTAAGATCGCATCACTCGGCGGTGATGCTTCTTACGATGAAGGTGCGGCATCATACATCGGCAGTGATTCGCTTTCGTCATCGACGACAGATTACGATGCAAATATCAGAGCAGCACAGTACGAACTTGAAGCTGCAATAAATGCTCTTGAACAGAAGAGAAAAACTGATTCGGTTACTGACGCACAGGCACAGGTCGATCTGGATGCACAGAAGAAAAAAATCGACAAGCTTGAGGAACAGCTTGCAAAGCTCAATGAAAAACATTCCGAAGATGAAATAAAGTCTTCTGTTGAAGGTGTTGTTCAAAGCATTAATTTCACTTCAGGTCAGCCTTTTACAGCCGGTGAGGAACTTATGGTCATAAGTCTTTCCTCTGACGGTTTTACAGCATCGTCTACAGTATCTTCTGATCAGGCAAAGGCTGTGAAGAAAGGAACCGAAGCAAAGACACCGTATAATGACGATGTAACTGTTACAGTAAAGAATATTGTGAAGAACAAGAACGATTCTTCAAAATTTGATCTTACATTCACTATTGAAGGCGACGTGGTCGCTGACCAGCAGATAAAGGCTGAACTCGGAGAAGCAGCCTCACAGTTTGACAAGGTCGTTCCGAAGAATGCGGTAAAGCAGGATTCATCAGGAAAATATGTCTATGCAGTAAGATCCAAGAGCAGTCCGCTCGGAAACAGATATCTTGCAGAGAAAATACCGGTCACAGTAATTGCCGAGGATGACACACAGTGTGCAGTGTCAGGAGATTTCGGTGATTCTGCAGATTATATAATAACGGCTTCATCAAAACCTTTTTCACCTGGAGATCAGGTAAGACTTGCGCAGGAGTAA
- a CDS encoding extracellular solute-binding protein encodes MKRTRFIQRTVSTFLAAAMLATLASCNAKLPGSRNAGDAAVNQPKQIMNYYTAETVKMPEDFGYANNVFTSGENIYVYGSKSGNAGDLISGLYDFEKKEVTDLDLSVLNAATINYVDFADSNIVVSYMDNEEYMAHLAVVDPSSSEVKCSAEIKNNCYVTGMSRKSDSELAVVIQEYGPAGQKITLKTYNISDLSEKGSVDLSEVLSLDSDTYVGGCVFDNDGDLYTIAETSVKQDTMDGAASSVSRVVKCTAGGEKLYVTDEFTDMEYGAVLLKRANGNICVMSTTDDVMNGVEAHNFFMDELDNKTGEVLKRYNITTEGELSGICTEGGNGADFLYSNEKGIWKVNVENPKPEPLLMFGTDLPEKYKNIYRMTFAGDKLFCYGENFGDNQSLIYKLDKDGNIVSTVSLPQDDKNGYINSVQADADGKFTVISEHYEHGEDDMEKQICVISEAGEDGVLSNSVELKTETEGNYYMDSIVKTSSGDYAATVNINGPDGNSFIEIFDASGNHKAKIEEKDTAFGFYISAPGGDYVSVENKEGKTVFRKVDTSSYTVGEEIETDIPGDFRKIETDGNYDLCYQNTSGIYGYSFADKKITEIINWIDSDIIFQVWNAAFLGEDSIICQGYDYSTGEDQLFILKRADDETLKKIQNKKIMTIACVGLEYNNLFKEKVVDFNRNSDEFRVQVNDYCKFSKYEDDTYNSGAFQLNNDMASGNVPDILIGTDEVNMTSFAAKNILADLTTYFDNDADIKREDYFENLLDMCSYKGKLNQIFAGFSIKTIAGPASNLGKEHAFTYEQLASLKKNGRIFFKDTSRTELINYLIKDNLSEYVDFENKSCSFDKDGFAQIIDLIAEEGSTQNKDEPVDAFKPYKEDSDDLSYVSRYKDKMCQLELMDSYNFFNFLDLQQGALGEEAVFKGMPSDNGSGIIISPEMTFAICEKSKNKDAAWEFIKSFITKEYQDEMNKGYTNSFPIRKDSFDALLKKAKNPDEYCYYSVTKPDGTYAEMNPIDDSTSEKFRKAVESADRCVFSDERIETIIDEALDQVFNDQKSSQEAADEIQSKVSTYLNEIK; translated from the coding sequence ATGAAAAGAACCAGATTTATTCAGCGTACAGTAAGTACATTCCTGGCAGCAGCGATGCTTGCAACGCTTGCTTCATGTAATGCCAAACTTCCGGGCAGCAGAAATGCGGGTGACGCAGCAGTAAATCAGCCTAAGCAGATCATGAATTACTATACTGCAGAAACTGTAAAAATGCCTGAAGATTTCGGCTATGCCAATAATGTATTCACAAGCGGCGAAAATATTTATGTTTACGGAAGCAAATCAGGCAATGCGGGTGATCTGATCTCAGGTTTATACGATTTTGAGAAGAAAGAGGTTACAGATCTTGATCTTTCAGTACTGAACGCTGCAACTATTAATTATGTGGATTTTGCCGACAGTAATATCGTAGTTTCATATATGGACAATGAGGAATACATGGCCCATCTTGCTGTAGTTGACCCTTCTTCTTCTGAGGTAAAATGCAGTGCCGAGATCAAGAATAACTGTTATGTTACAGGAATGTCCAGAAAAAGTGACAGTGAATTAGCAGTTGTAATTCAGGAATACGGTCCTGCCGGACAGAAAATTACGCTCAAGACCTATAATATTTCAGATCTTTCTGAAAAAGGCAGTGTTGATTTAAGCGAAGTACTGTCTCTTGACAGTGACACCTATGTCGGCGGCTGTGTATTTGACAATGACGGTGATCTTTATACCATCGCAGAGACAAGCGTAAAGCAGGATACCATGGACGGTGCAGCTTCTTCAGTCAGCAGGGTTGTCAAATGCACTGCCGGCGGTGAGAAACTGTATGTTACTGATGAATTTACAGATATGGAGTATGGCGCAGTACTTCTGAAAAGAGCAAACGGAAATATCTGTGTTATGTCTACTACAGATGATGTCATGAACGGCGTTGAAGCACACAATTTCTTCATGGATGAACTTGATAACAAAACAGGTGAAGTTCTGAAAAGATATAACATAACAACAGAAGGCGAACTCAGCGGAATATGCACTGAAGGAGGCAACGGTGCTGATTTCCTTTACAGCAATGAAAAGGGCATCTGGAAGGTGAATGTTGAAAATCCGAAGCCTGAACCCCTGCTGATGTTCGGAACAGATCTTCCGGAAAAGTACAAAAATATTTACCGTATGACATTTGCCGGCGATAAGCTGTTCTGCTACGGTGAGAATTTCGGCGATAACCAGTCGCTTATCTATAAGCTTGATAAGGACGGGAATATAGTTTCTACTGTTTCTCTGCCTCAGGATGATAAAAACGGCTATATAAACTCTGTGCAGGCAGATGCAGACGGAAAGTTTACTGTTATATCTGAACACTATGAACACGGTGAAGATGATATGGAAAAACAGATATGTGTGATTTCCGAAGCAGGTGAAGACGGCGTTTTATCAAATTCTGTTGAACTTAAAACAGAGACAGAAGGCAATTACTACATGGATAGTATAGTAAAAACAAGTTCAGGAGACTATGCTGCCACAGTAAATATTAACGGTCCGGACGGCAACAGCTTTATTGAGATCTTTGACGCTTCAGGTAATCATAAGGCAAAGATCGAAGAAAAGGATACTGCGTTCGGATTCTATATTTCTGCTCCGGGCGGAGACTATGTTTCAGTTGAAAACAAAGAAGGAAAAACTGTTTTCCGTAAGGTCGATACTTCGTCATATACTGTCGGGGAAGAGATCGAGACTGATATTCCGGGAGATTTCAGAAAGATAGAAACAGACGGAAACTATGATCTCTGTTATCAGAATACCTCAGGTATATACGGATATAGTTTTGCTGATAAAAAGATAACGGAAATCATAAACTGGATCGACAGCGACATAATCTTTCAGGTATGGAATGCTGCGTTCCTCGGCGAGGATTCTATTATATGCCAGGGTTATGATTACTCAACCGGTGAAGATCAGCTCTTTATTCTTAAGAGAGCTGACGATGAAACACTTAAGAAGATCCAGAACAAGAAAATCATGACTATTGCCTGTGTCGGCCTTGAGTATAACAATTTGTTCAAGGAAAAAGTTGTTGATTTCAACAGAAACAGTGATGAATTCAGAGTTCAGGTAAATGACTACTGCAAGTTCAGCAAGTACGAGGATGATACATATAATTCCGGCGCATTCCAGCTTAACAATGACATGGCTTCAGGAAACGTTCCGGACATTCTTATCGGAACGGATGAAGTAAACATGACTTCATTTGCTGCAAAGAATATTCTTGCGGATCTTACGACCTACTTTGACAATGACGCAGATATAAAACGGGAAGATTACTTTGAAAACCTTCTTGACATGTGTTCCTATAAAGGAAAGCTGAATCAGATCTTTGCCGGATTCAGTATTAAAACAATTGCCGGCCCTGCATCAAATCTTGGCAAGGAACATGCTTTTACTTATGAACAGCTTGCTTCACTTAAGAAAAACGGACGCATCTTCTTCAAGGATACATCCAGAACTGAACTCATAAATTATCTCATAAAGGATAACCTTTCCGAATACGTTGATTTTGAAAACAAGTCCTGCAGTTTTGACAAAGACGGTTTTGCGCAGATCATCGACCTTATAGCAGAAGAAGGCAGCACACAGAACAAAGATGAACCAGTTGATGCATTCAAACCGTACAAGGAAGATTCCGATGACCTTTCCTATGTATCAAGATATAAGGATAAGATGTGTCAGCTTGAACTGATGGATTCATATAATTTCTTCAATTTCCTTGATCTTCAGCAGGGTGCACTGGGTGAGGAAGCTGTATTCAAGGGTATGCCTTCTGATAATGGCAGCGGTATAATAATTTCACCTGAAATGACTTTTGCTATCTGTGAAAAGTCAAAGAACAAGGATGCGGCATGGGAATTTATCAAGTCATTCATCACTAAAGAGTATCAGGATGAAATGAACAAGGGGTATACCAATTCCTTCCCGATAAGAAAGGATTCATTTGATGCACTTCTTAAAAAGGCAAAGAATCCTGATGAATACTGTTACTATTCCGTTACAAAGCCGGACGGAACATATGCAGAAATGAATCCGATCGATGATTCTACATCTGAAAAGTTCAGAAAAGCAGTTGAAAGTGCAGACCGTTGTGTATTCAGTGACGAACGTATCGAAACCATCATTGACGAGGCTCTTGATCAGGTGTTCAATGACCAGAAGTCTTCACAGGAAGCAGCTGATGAGATCCAGAGCAAGGTGTCAACATACCTCAACGAGATCAAGTGA